In Tenebrio molitor chromosome 8, icTenMoli1.1, whole genome shotgun sequence, a genomic segment contains:
- the LOC138136646 gene encoding potassium/sodium hyperpolarization-activated cyclic nucleotide-gated channel 1-like, whose translation MWKASKQTPIAAVRHIKNHSCRLNSPDELEICNGISSGPLVLLRRKLWKWRTISPDIPESKNVLKSTAEMYTEEHYHFDHCPYMIHPFSQARFLWEMFMIPVLLFLFILIPAEISSPNPHFIVVYMKFFFDIVCYIDVILWFVTGYYNHRKQMVEMRFKSVVKRYLKGFFVLDVVSSLPIHMYIYLTRNMDYYPFETICLLKVVRLPTFTRYLYRMSEKMQVWSYQIKFICFALWVSVFVVWLTSVVYMIVRILHDSTLSMRRVKNFPMLISTLRVVRACMVVGVTDIFNASKLLMTFEIFTISLGNVMQIVILAKVMHIFQKRSTSRNKYNNLLEEISEYMKYKELPSTLKEKVLRYIEFKFQKHIIKEEDILNTLSSILKQDILTHRCQKMVERVAFFKGLPTQVLLRIVTKLRSEIFLPNDVIVLAGYAGYAMYFIYSGTVAVYTNNGKEICHLEDGSHFGEIALVINEPRVATVIAVRACELFKLSRKDFQEAIEPFPDLNKRIRLSALSRLENTLQMMSKDERQVHIDTEVETDEATTDAFSL comes from the exons ATGTGGAAAGCATCAAAACAAACTCCTATTGCCGCGGTGCGCCATATTAAGAACCACTCTTGCCGCCTCAATTCCCCGGATGAGCTCGAGATCTGCAATGGCATCTCCTCTGGCCCGCTAGTCCTATTGCGTCGGAAGTTGTGGAAATGGAGAACCATCAGTCCGGACATTCCCGAAAGCAAAAACGTCCTCAAATCGACAGCGGAGATGTACACAGAAGAGCACTACCACTTCGACCACTGCCCTTACATGATCCACCCTTTCAGCCAGGCGCGTTTTTTGTGGGAAATGTTCATGATTCCGGTGCTTCTGTTCCTTTTTATCCTCATACCGGCGGAAATCTCGTCGCCGAATCCTCACTTCATAGTAGTATACATGAAGTTCTTTTTCGATATAGTTTGCTACATCGACGTCATTTTGTGGTTCGTCACTGGATATTACAACCACCGCAAGCAAATGGTGGAGATGAGGTTCAAGAGCGTGGTCAAGCGCTACTTGAAGGGGTTCTTCGTGCTGGATGTGGTGTCTTCGTTACCGATTCACATGTACATATATCTAACGCGGAATATGGACTACTACCCCTTCGAGACCATTTGTTTGCTGAAGGTGGTCCGACTTCCTACTTTCACTCGGTACTTGTATAGAATGAGTGAG AAGATGCAAGTGTGGAGCTACCAGATCAAATTCATCTGTTTCGCATTATGGGTGTCCGTGTTCGTCGTGTGGCTCACCAGTGTGGTCTACATGATCGTTAGAATCCTCCACGATTCTACCCTCTCCATGCGAAGGGTAAAAAATTTTCCAATGTTGATATCCACTCTTCGGGTGGTGAGAGCCTGCATGGTAGTCGGTGTCACCGACATTTTCAACGCCAGCAAGTTACTAATGACCTTTGAAATCTTCACCATATCGCTCGGTAACGTGATGCAGATAGTGATTCTAG CGAAAGTGATGCACATATTCCAAAAACGATCCACTTCGAGGAACAAATACAACAATTTGTTGGAAGAGATCAGCGAGTACATGAAATACAAAGAGCTGCCGTCGACGCTCAAGGAGAAAGTGTTAAGATACATCGAGTTTAAATTCCAGAAGCACATCATCAAGGAGGAGGATATCTTGAACACACTGTCGTCTATCCTGAAACAGGACATCTTGACGCACAGGTGTCAAAAAATGGTGGAGCGAGTCGCTTTCTTCAAAGGTCTACCCACTCAAGTGTTGTTGAGAATTGTTACAAAGTTGCGGTCTGAGATATTTTTGCCTAATGACGTCATAGTCCTGGCTGGTTACGCCGGATATGCCATGTACTTCATCTACAGTGGAACCGTGGCTGTCTACACCAATAATGGAAAAGAA ATCTGCCATTTGGAGGATGGCAGTCATTTTGGCGAGATAGCGTTGGTGATCAACGAACCGCGAGTGGCCACCGTGATAGCTGTGAGGGCATGCGAACTCTTTAAACTTAGCAGGAAAGATTTCCAAGAGGCGATCGAACCGTTTCCAGATTTAAACAAACGGATTCGATTGTCGGCCTTGAGTCGGTTGGAAAACACGCTACAGATGATGTCAAAGGATGAACGTCAAGTGCACATCGATACGGAGGTGGAAACTGACGAAGCTACGACAGATGCGTTTTCGCTTtag
- the Aldh7A1 gene encoding putative aldehyde dehydrogenase family 7 member A1 homolog, translating to MTILTRSLVPVRLFSVCRKVLTVHKMSTSTTDHLINDSKYSFLKELGLKATNFGVYDGSWKGSGEVVQSICPSNGRVIAEVKQGNVDDYTSCIQASQKAWEVWADLPAPRRGEIVRQIGDALRDKIQPLGKLVSVEMGKILPEGIGEVQEYVDICDYAVGLSRTLAGAIYPSERPGHVLMEKWNPLGVVGVISAFNFPIAVYGWNSAIAMVCGDTVLWKSAETTPLVSIATTKIVSQVLEKNNLPGAIATLCCGGADVGKAMAADDRIKLLSFTGSSEIGQKVGVEVQKRFGKHLLELGGNNALIVADDADLNMVVQATVFACVGTAGQRCTTTRRLILHKAVYDEVLQRLKKAYQQTLNRIGDALDDKTLIGPLHSKQSLQKYQSTIAEIKKQGGTIEFGGKTIEGSGYFVEPTIVTGLKHDNPLVHNECFAPIVYVLKADSVEEAVSWNNEVPQGLSSSIFTQSVENIFKWIGPKGSDCGIVNVNIPTSGAEIGGAFGGEKHTGGGRESGSDAWKQYMRRSTITINHSKELPLAQGIKFE from the exons ATGACCATTCTGACTAGAAGTTTAGTGCCGGTACGATTATTCTCGGTCTGCAGAAAAGTGTTAACTGTGCACAAAATGTCCACCTCCACGACGGACCACTTAATAAACGACTCGAAATATtcatttttgaaggaactggGACTGAAGGCGACGAATTTTGGAGTGTACGATGGCAGCTGGAAGGGTTCCGGTGAG GTGGTGCAATCTATTTGTCCCAGTAATGGAAGGGTGATAGCAGAGGTGAAGCAAGGGAATGTCGACGATTACACCTCTTGTATTCAAGCGTCGCAAAAAGCGTGGGAGGTGTGGGCTGATCTGCCTGCACCAAGAAGAGGAGAGATTGTTCGCCAAATTGGTGATGCTTTGAGGGACAAGATTCAACCATTGGGGAAATTGGTCTCTGTGGAAATGG GAAAAATCCTCCCTGAAGGCATCGGCGAAGTCCAGGAGTACGTCGACATCTGCGACTACGCCGTCGGCCTCTCTCGAACCTTGGCGGGCGCCATCTACCCGTCAGAGCGGCCAGGACACGTCTTGATGGAAAAATGGAACCCCCTAGGAGTCGTGGGAGTAATCTCCGCCTTCAACTTCCCCATCGCCGTCTACGGTTGGAACAGCGCCATCGCGATGGTTTGCGGCGACACCGTCTTGTGGAAAAGCGCCGAAACCACCCCCTTGGTCTCCATAGCCACGACAAAAATCGTCTCCCAAGTCCTCGAGAAGAACAACCTTCCAGGAGCCATTGCTACTCTTTGTTGCGGAGGCGCCGACGTGGGCAAAGCCATGGCCGCAGATGACAGAATCAAGTTGCTGTCGTTCACCGGCAGCTCCGAGATTGGTCAAAAA GTTGGAGTCGAAGTGCAAAAGCGATTTGGCAAACACCTCCTGGAGTTGGGAGGGAATAACGCTTTGATAGTAGCGGACGATGCGGATTTGAATATGGTGGTCCAAGCTACGGTGTTCGCGTGTGTTGGTACGGCTGGTCAAAGGTGTACCACTACAAGACGGTTGATTTTGCACAAAGCT GTTTATGATGAAGTACTCCAGAGACTGAAGAAAGCTTACCAACAAACTTTGAACCGCATTGGTGACGCTTTAGACGACAAGACACTCATCGGTCCACTACACAGCAAACAATCGTTGCAAAAGTACCAAAGCACGATTGCAGAAATCAAGAAGCAAGGAGGAACAATCGAGTTTGGAGGAAAA ACGATCGAAGGAAGCGGATATTTCGTCGAGCCTACGATAGTGACAGGTCTCAAGCACGACAACCCTCTAGTTCACAACGAGTGTTTCGCCCCCATCGTCTACGTTCTGAAAGCTGATAGCGTCGAAGAAGCTGTTTCGTGGAACAACGAAGTACCGCAAGGTCTTTCTTCCAGTATTTTCACCCAAAGCGTCGAGAACATATTCAAG TGGATCGGACCGAAAGGATCCGACTGCGGAATTGTCAACGTAAACATTCCCACCTCCGGGGCTGAGATCGGAGGGGCTTTCGGAGGCGAGAAACACACAGGGGGCGGTCGCGAGTCTGGGAGCGACGCTTGGAAGCAGTACATGAGAAGATCCACGATCACCATCAACCACTCCAAAGAGTTGCCTCTAGCTCAAggaattaaatttgaatga